In Pelmatolapia mariae isolate MD_Pm_ZW linkage group LG2, Pm_UMD_F_2, whole genome shotgun sequence, one DNA window encodes the following:
- the LOC134634220 gene encoding protein diaphanous homolog 1 — protein sequence MDQQTGSSASAAGPKKDKKSKKSYDDGDGKKKFTLKRLIPDELERFTSMRKKDKEKPGPPPGHRHSSAASYEISAQSGMMNDHSDEYVLELFEQMLVDMNLNEEKQQPLRQKDILIKREMVSQYLHTSKAGQSQKESSKSAMMYIQELKADYRDSQLLSCLESLRVSLNNNPVSWVQNFGDEGLALLLNLLRKLQEEEYTPIGTKCQHEIIRCLKAFMNNKHGLKSMLESPEGIPLLTRAINPKVPHMMVDAVKLLSAISILEHPENLHERVLEAITEEAEKQDTERFQPLLTGMRSSSIALKGGCMQLINALISRAEELDFRIHIRSELLRLGLRDQLKEVRKIENEELRVQLTVFDEQAEDDSEDLKARLDDIRMEMDDVRDIFEILVNTVKDSKAEGHFLSLLQHLLLIRNDYLARPQYYKLIDECISQIVLHRNGTDPDFKCRNLSFNIEGLIDNMVDKTKVETSEVKASELEKKLDAELTARHELQVELKKLESDYEQKLQDLSQDKEQLATSKQEREKENQGLQEQLGNLKTQIEKLSKDLEEAKTKVITVTVPVPTPVFPPPPPPPPLPGQNAGIPPPPPPLPGHANLTVPQAPQAPPLPGHAGIPPPPPPPPLPGMPGPPPPPPLPGMPGPPPPPPLPGMPGPPPPPPLPGMGPPPPPPGGPGIPPPPPGPGMPPPPPFGMGGWGAPAPPALPFGLKPKKEYKPEVQLKRANWSKIGPEDLSENSFWIKAKEDQFENNELFAKLTLTFSSQTKTAQQLDFASTQTPTQKNNTGRRVVRSGQGQRC from the exons ACACTCAAACGGCTGATTCCTGATGAG TTGGAGCGTTTCACCAGCATGAGGAAAAAGGACAAGGAGAAGCCTGGACCACCGCCAGGTCACCGACACTCTTCAGCTGCCAGCTATGAGATCAGTGCTCAGAGTGGCATGATGAATGATCATTCTGATGAATATGTCCTGGAACTGTTTGAACAGATGCTG GTGGATATGAACCTAAATGAGGAAAAGCAGCAGCCTCTGAGACAGAAAGACATTTTGATCAAACGAGAGATGGTCTCCCAGTACCTCCACACATCTAAAGCT GGTCAGAGCCAGAAGGAGAGTTCCAAGTCGGCCATGATGTACATCCAGGAGTTAAAGGCAGACTATCGAGATTCACAGCTGCTGAGCTGTCTTGAATCTCTAAGAGTTTCACTCAATAACAACCCTGTTAG TTGGGTACAGAACTTTGGAGATGAAGGGTTGGCTCTGCTTCTGAATCTGCTGAGAAAACTCCAGGAAGAGGAATACAC GCCAATTGGAACGAAATGCCAACATGAGATAATTCGCTGTCTTAAAGCTTTTATGAACAACAAG CATGGTCTGAAATCCATGTTGGAGTCACCTGAGGGAATTCCTCTGCTAACCAGAGCCATCAACCCAAAGGTGCCTCATATGATGGTGGATGCTGTCAAGCTTCTTTCTGCCATCTCCATTTTGGAGCATCCTGAAAACCT tcaCGAGCGTGTTTTAGAGGCCATTACAGAGGAGGCAGAGAAACAGGACACTGAAAGGTTTCAGCCACTTCTTACTGGAATGAGGAGCTCCAGCATTGCACTTAAG GGTGGCTGCATGCAGTTAATCAACGCCTTGATCAGCCGTGCAGAAGAACTGGACTTCAGAATCCATATTCGCTCTGAACTGCTAAGACTGGGTCTTAGAGATCAGCTGAAG GAGGTGCGAAAGATAGAAAATGAAGAGCTGAGGGTGCAACTCACAGTGTTTGATGAGCAGGCTGAAGATGATTCTGAGGACCTCAAAGCACGTCTGGATGACATCCGAATGGAAATGG ATGATGTGAGGGACATATTTGAAATCTTGGTCAACACTGTGAAGGACTCCAAGGCCGAGGGCCACTTCCTGTCCCTGCTGCAGCATCTACTACTGATCCGTAATGATTACTTGGCCAG GCCTCAGTACTACAAGTTGATAGATGAGTGTATCTCTCAGATCGTACTGCACAGGAATGGAACAGACCCTGACTTCAAGTGCCGTAACCTCAGCTTCAACATCGAAGGCTTGATAG ACAATATGGTGGACAAGACCAAGGTGGAAACCAGCGAAGTAAAAGCCTCTGAACTGGAAAAGAAG CTGGATGCAGAATTGACGGCACGCCACGAGTTGCAGGTGGAGCTGAAGAAATTGGAGAGCGACTATGAACAGAAGTTGCAGGACCTGAGCCAAGACAAGGAACAGCTTGCCACATCTAAGCAGGAGCGAGAAAAGGAAAACCAGGGACTACAGGAACAGCTAGGCAACTTgaaaacacag ATTGAAAAGCTGTCTAAGGACTTGGAAGAGGCAAAAACTAAGGTGATCACTGTTACCGTTCCTGTGCCAACACCTGTATTTCCCCCTCCGCCACCTCCCCCTCCACTCCCAGGCCAAAATGCAGGTatacctccacctccaccacctcTACCAGGCCATGCAAACTTAACTGTTCCCCAAGCCCCACAGGCTCCTCCTTTACCGGGTCATGCTGGtattcctccacctccacctccacccccTTTACCTGGCATGCCTGgacccccaccccctccacccCTCCCTGGCATGCCAGGacccccaccacctccaccccTCCCTGGCATGCCAGGacccccaccacctccaccattACCTGGGATgggaccaccaccaccaccacctggAGGTCCTGGTATTCCTCCTCCACCCCCAGGTCCAGGGATGCCTCCACCTCCACCATTTGGCATGGGGGGCTGGGGTGCCCCTGCACCACCAGCACTGCCATTTGGGCTCAAGCCTAAGAAGGAGTACAAGCCTGAGGTTCAGTTGAAGAGAGCCAACTGGAGTAAG ATCGGACCTGAGGACCTCTCAGAAAATAGCTTCTGGATCAAGGCGAAAGAAGACCAATTTGAAAATAACGAACTCTTTGCCAAACTTACCTTAACGTTTTCTTCGCAGACAAAAA CTGCCCAGCAGCTGGATTTTGCAAGCACACAGACacccacacagaaaaacaacacagggaGGCGGGTAGTGCGCTCAGGGCAGGGTCAGAGGTGTTGA